In a genomic window of Anomalospiza imberbis isolate Cuckoo-Finch-1a 21T00152 chromosome 5, ASM3175350v1, whole genome shotgun sequence:
- the EMP1 gene encoding epithelial membrane protein 1, with product MLVLLAGIFVVHIATVIMLFVSTIANVWMVGSSSIGTISTGLWLLCNETCTQLPVSSQDEASLKAVQAFMILSIIFSVVALVLFIIQLFTLEKGKRFYMTGAVMLVCWMCILIAVSIYTARFTGTVGYSTNPHHGYCFILAWICFCFSFVIGILYLVLRKK from the exons ATGTTGGTGCTACTGGCTGGTATCTTTGTGGTTCACATCGCCACTGTCATCATGCTCTTCGTCTCCACCATTGCCAAC GTTTGGATGGTGGGTTCTTCCAGCATTGGAACGATCTCAACAGGACTCTGGCTGCTGTGCAACGAGACCTGCACTCAGCTGCCAGTTAGCAGTCAAGATGAGG CTTCCCTCAAAGCTGTGCAAGCCTTTATGATCCTCTCGATCATTTTCTCCGTTGTGGCGCTCGTCCTGTTCATTATCCAGCTGTTCACCCTGGAAAAAGGCAAACGTTTCTACATGACTGGAGCCGTCATGCTGGTTTGCT GGATGTGCATTCTGATTGCAGTCTCCATTTACACAGCTCGGTTCACAGGCACAGTGGGGTACTCCACAAATCCTCACCATGGCTACTGCTTCATATTGGCCTGGATATGCTTTTGCTTCAGTTTTGTCATTGGCATCCTCTACCTTGttcttaggaaaaaataa